In a genomic window of Erigeron canadensis isolate Cc75 chromosome 5, C_canadensis_v1, whole genome shotgun sequence:
- the LOC122602167 gene encoding phosphatidylinositol 4-phosphate 5-kinase 7-like — MEIILNGCVYFGNVKAMIPHGKGKCTWEDGTVYEGEWEDGKMSKGGRITWSSGKSYEGDYSGCFLDGYGTLTNPDGSKYIGSWRLNIHHGHGRKEYSNLDIYDGFWKNGVHEGTGKYAWCNGDMYIGNWKAGKMCGRGVMKFHNGDLYDGYWSNGFRHGSGVYRFADGSYYFGIWTHGIKDGRGTFYPTGKRNRPSGRLGKKKVLKELKRSISRKLPKQIPIIGVLPIIGVLKDSNRKIVKKVSLEKDKDIKGDSGTEFSVLDNTDILSHGSEDGETEVADEDPTVIYEQEYIDGVLIKEKANTNAGLSYKREQQRKKHVKKVKLKSLSDISDDVKSYHLMLNLQLGIRYIVGKTSRISIRTLRYSDFGEKARIRVFFPTKGSRMTPPHLSFDFHWKDYCPMVFRNLREMFNIDAADYMMSICGDDLREISTSGKSGSIFYMSLDDKFVIKTLRTSELKELLKMLPNYYNHVKAHDNTLITKFYGLHEISLRSGKKVQFVVMGNMFYTQLRIHRRYDLKGSYHGRKTNIDDIDEGTTFKDLDLAYAFHMDKSLRDALFKQIYLDCVFLESQRIIDYSLLLGLHFRAPKHMNALLEPPDSYHGPVKSPTDLAPTLFNVDRSIPPKGLLLVTHEPSSVNTAPGPHIRGSTLKAFSVGDKEVDLLLPGTARLRVQLGVNMPAEANRKVFSKEPSNSNETELFEVYDVVLYLGIIDILQGYNMRKKIEHAYKSRRHDPKSVSVADPQFYSKRFINHLEKVFPAGT; from the exons ATGGAGATCATTCTAAATGGATGTGTGTACTTTGGTAACGTGAAGGCGATGATCCCCCATGGCAAGGGAAAATGCACATGGGAAGATGGTACAGTTTATGAGGGTGAATGGGAAGACGGAAAAATGAGTAAGGGTGGACGGATTACTTGGTCGTCTGGAAAAAGTTATGAGGGTGATTATTCTGGCTGTTTTCTTGATGGTTATGGAACGTTGACTAATCCAGACGGGTCTAAATATATAGGGTCCTGGAGGTTAAACATTCACCATGGACATGGTAGAAAAGAATATAGtaatttagatatttatgatgGTTTTTGGAAAAATGGAGTGCATGAAGGTACAGGTAAATATGCTTGGTGTAATGGAGATATGTATATTGGGAATTGGAAAGCAGGAAAGATGTGTGGTAGAGGGGTAATGAAATTTCATAACGGTGATTTGTATGATGGTTATTGGTCAAATGGGTTTAGACACGGGTCAGGCGTTTATAGGTTTGCTGATGGTAGTTATTATTTTGGAATATGGACTCATGGCATCAAGGATGGACGCGGCACTTTTTATCCTACAGGAAAGAGGAACCGGCCTTCAGGAAGATTAGGCAAAAAGAAAGTTTTAAAGGAGCTAAAACGTAGTATAAGCCGTAAGCTACCTAAACAAATACCTATTATTGGAGTTTTACCTATTATTGGAGTTCTCAAAGACTCCAATCGGAAGATAGTCAAGAAAGTATCCTTGGAAAAAGATAAGGATATCAAGGGGGATTCGGGTACAGAGTTCTCTGTGTTAGACAATACTGACATATTATCTCATGGCTCCGAGGATGGAGAAACTGAAGTGGCCGATGAGGATCCAACTGTAATTTATGAACAGGAATATATAGATGGAGTTTTGATCAAAGAAAAGGCAAATACTAATGCAGGATTATCATACAAACGTGAACAACAACGCAAAAAGCATGTGAAGAAAGTGAAACTAAAGTCATTATCGGACATTTCTGATGACGTTAAGAGCTACCATCTGATGCTTAATTTGCAGCTAGGTATCAG GTATATTGTTGGCAAAACCTCACGGATTTCTATACGTACATTGAGATACTCGGATTTTGGTGAAAAAGCAAGAATAAGGGTGTTTTTTCCCACCAAAGGCTCACGAATGACACCTCCACACTTGTCATTCGATTTTCATTGGAAAGATTATTGTCCTATGGTCTTCAG AAATTTAAGGGAGATGTTCAACATAGATGCCGCAGATTATATGATGTCGATATGTGGGGATGATTTGAGAGAGATTTCTACTTCAGGAAAAAGCGGCAGCATTTTCTATATGTCTCTTGATGACAAATTTGTGATTAAAACTTTACGAACATCTGAACTCAAG GAATTACTGAAGATGCTTCCCAACTATTACAATCATGTAAAAGCCCATGATAACACTCTGATCACTAAATTTTATGGACTCCATGAAATTTCACTGAGAAGTGGCAAGAAG gtACAATTTGTGGTCATGGGAAATATGTTTTACACACAACTGCGGATACATCGTCGTTATGATTTAAAGGGTTCTTACCATGGAAGAAAAACCAATATCGATGACATAGATGAGGGTACCACATTTAAAGACCTTGATCTTGCTTATGCTTTTCATATGGACAAGTCGTTACGTGATGCCCTTTTCAA ACAAATCTACCTAGACTGTGTCTTTTTAGAATCACAGCGCATTATAGATTATAGCCTTCTTCTGGGATTGCATTTTAGAGCTCCTAAGCATATGAATGCTCTCTTAGAACCGCCAGATTCATACCATGGACCTGTGAAGTCTCCTACTGATCTTG CTCCAACATTATTTAATGTCGACCGGTCAATTCCACCAAAGGGACTTCTTCTTGTGACCCATGAGCCGAGTTCTGTCAACACCGCACCTGGTCCACACATCAGAGGAAGTACTTTGAAAGCATTTTCAGTAGGTGATAAGGAAGTTGATCTCCTTCTTCCTGGTACTGCAAG GTTACGAGTGCAGTTAGGAGTAAACATGCCAGCTGAGGCAAACCGTAAAGTCTTCTCAAAAGAACCATCAAATTCTAATGAAACAGAACTTTTTGAGGTCTATGATGTTGTACTCTATCTTGGTATAATTGATATACTACAGGGATACAACATGAGAAAGAAAATAGAGCATGCTTATAAATCAAGGCGCCACGATCCCAAGTCAGTATCTGTTGCGGATCCCCAGTTTTACTCGAAACGTTTTATTAATCATCTGGAGAAGGTTTTCCCTGCAGGAACTTAA